The window TCCCAGCTGACCCTGACGAGGCCGGGCCCCTCGGAGGAGACGCGCACCGCGGGCGGGGCCGGGGGCACCGCTGCGATCACCGTCTGCGAGCCGGAGGCCCCGAACTCGGTGAGCGCGCGGTACTGCGCGGAGTAGGAGGCCGGGACGGTGAACTGGCCCGTGCCCGCAGCAGTGGACTTGACCTGCGCCACCGTGGACCAGCCCGCGCTCCCGTCCACCGGCAGCGCCTCGAGCGTGACCGGGGTCTTCGGCGGCAGGCCGGTGGCTCGGAAGGCCGCCGTCCGCCCCTTGCGCACGATGCCGTCGGCGGCGAGCAGGGCGGGGGTGAAGGGCACGACGGCGCTGCGCCGGGCGCCGTCCGGGCCGAGGGTGACCTGGGCCGAGCCGGACGGGGTGGTGAGCGCGACCGAGGCCCCGGCGCCGCTCACGCTGGCCGTCGCCGACACCGTGCCGGCGCCCGCCCCGGCCTTGCGCGGCGCGATGACGGTGAGCCACGACAGCTCGGTGCCCGTCTGCGAGGCGCGCAGCGAGGGGGCGGCGCCCAGCTCGCCGTACGCCATGCTGTTCCACCCCCGCCGCGGGCTGGTGGAGCCCTTGACGACGTCCATGGGCGCGCCGCCGGAGGTGAACAGCAGCGAGACGTTCGCGCCCGGCCCGGTGGTGTGCGCCACGTCGGAGGTGAGCCGGACGGCCCTGTCCCGCCCCAGCAGCCACTGCTGGGAAGCCCGCACCGGCTGGGTGGAGCTGAGCCGGTCCCAGACGACCAGCGCGTCCTCGGCCCGGTCGTACGCCAGGGTGCGGGTGATCGTCACGCCGCGGTAGCCGCGGTCGGTCACGGTCACGAGGTCGACGCCTCCGGCGGACGACGCCCGCACCTGCGGCGCGCCCTGGTGGACCCGGGCCGCGCCGTCCACCACGACCACGTTGTGCGAGGCGTGGCTCAGGATGTGGTCCCGCATCGAGCCGTACTGGTAGCGCCACTGGCCCGGGTCGAGCAGGAGCGGGGAGCCCTGCGAGTAGAGCGTCACCGACGTGACGTCGTCGTGGGCGTGCGGGATGCCGCTCTTGCGCCCGGCGCGGACGCTGTAGAACGTCTCGTCGGCGAAGGCTCGCGACTCGCCCCAGCCGGAGCGCCCGAACACGTAGCCGCCGGAGTACGCCGCGAAGGTCGACGCCGGCCTCGGCCCCGACGCGCCCTGCGTCCGAGCGAACTCGGCCGCCGTCCCGTCCCACACCGCGGACTGCAGCGTGTTCGGGCTGGTGTCGCCGAGCGCCTCGAGGCGGCCGTCGGGACGGGTGGCCATCGTGACGAACTCGGGCACCTTCGCCACCCGGTCCAGGGAGGACGGCAGCGGGGTCCCGCCCCGCTCGAGCCGGGTGCGCGCCTCCCCGAACCAGCGGTAGTTGGCCACGCCGTACGCCGGGGCCCCCTCGTTGTCCGAGCCGTCGGCGAAGATCAGCCGGGTGCCCAGCGTGCTCATGCGGTTGACCGCGGTGCGCTTCCAGTCCTCACGGCCGGTCGTGACGCCGATGGCGTAGAGGCCCATGGACTGGTGCAGGGAGGCGTTGTTGACGCCCTCGTAGCGGCGGGAGTCGGCCAGCATGGCCCCGTGCTGGGCGAGGGCCTTGCGCAGCCAGGCCTGCCGGCCCTTCGGCCCGGCGGCGGCGCAGGTCAGGACCAGCGCCCGGTACCCCTCGTAGATCGGCGGCCCCCAGGCGTAGCGGCGGCTGGACGCGCCCGGGCCGTTGTCCTTCACCCAGTCCTGCAGGACCCCGTAGAAGCGGTTGACCATCGCGCCGTTGCCGGTGCGGGCCCCTTCCCGCAGCAGCGGCAGCAGGTAGTCCAGCGAGTGCATGTGGCCCTTGCCGCTGCTGTCCAGCGTCGAGTAGGGCCGCCAGGACACGTTCTTGGCCAGCGGGAACCAGCCGTAGCCGCCGACCACGGCCCGCCCGGCCATGAGCCGGGCCGCCCGTTCGGCGTCGGACCTGGTCGGCAGGCCGAACGACAGCGCGCACTGCGCCGCCGCTGCGTTCGTGTCGACCGAGGGGAGCGCCGTCGCCGCCCCGGCCGGAGGCCCGGCGAGGAGCGGCGCGCCGAGCGCGACAGTTGCGGCGGCGGCGACCAGCCGTCGTACGAGCTTCACGAGCCTCCCCTACGGGTGCCTACGGGCGCACGGCACACCGGTCCGTAAGGGAAGTATCGGCAATCCACCGCGCGGAGCGCACCGTACGCGCCGGTGCCGGGACGGTGGGAAGCATCACGATCCGGACAACACCCCCGAGTCCGCACGGCGCACGGCGAGCCGGTTGACCAGCCAGAGCACGACGCCGGCGGCCAGCAGGACGCCCGCCCGGACGTACACGTCGGCGTCGCGGCCGGTCACCGGGGACGCGAGCACCAGGCTCGCGACCGCGCCGACCGCCGGTGCCCAGGTCGGGGCCCGGAAGTGCCGGTGCCCGACCGTCTCGCGGCGCAGCACGAGCACGCTGACGTTGACGGCGGCGAAGACGAGCAGCAGGAGCAGGACGGTGGTGTCCGCGAGCCCGGCCAGGTCGCCGGTCGCCACCAGCACGAGCGCCACCGCGGTCGTCGCCGAGATCGCGAGCCACGGCGTGTGCCGCGTGGAGTGCACGGTGGCGAGGGCCCGCGGGACGATTCCCTCGTTCGCCATCCCGTAGACCACGCGGGAGGCCATGAGCATGTTGAGCAGCGCGGTGTTGGTGACCGCGACCAGTGCGATCGCCGCGAACGCCTTGGCCGGCACGTCGATCCCGCCCGCACGCACGACCTCGAGCAGCGGCCCGGTCGAGCCGGCCAGCTCGTCGGTCGGCACGAGCAGGGTCGCCACCAACGCCACGGCGAGGTAGACGACGCCGGTGATCGCGAGGCCGAGGAAGAGCGCCCGGGGGAAGGTCGACTGCGGCTCCTCGACCTCCTCGGCCATGTTGACCGAGTCCTCGAAGCCGATGAGGGCGTAGAACGCGAGCGCGGCCCCGCCGAGCACGCCGAGCACGGCGCCCCCCTCGGCCGAGAAGTCGGTGGCCCGGGCGGTGTCGCCGTCCCCCTGCAGCAGCGCGGCCACGCCGACGACGATCACGAGGAGCAGCCCGCTCACCTCGATCAGCGTCAGCACGAGGTTGACCCGCACCGACTCCTTGGTGCCGAGCAGGTTGACCGCGGCGAGCAGGAGGACGAACCCGACCGCGACCAGCACGACGGGCAGGGTCACGAACTCGGCCAGGTAGTCCCCTCCGAACCCCCGGGCCGCCGCGCTCGCCGAGGTGATGCCGCTGGCCATCACCGTGAAGGCGACCATGAAGGTGACGAAGGGGCGGCCGAAGGCCCGGTTGACGTAGAGCGCTGCCCCGGCGGCCTTCGGGTACTTGCCCACCAGCTCCGCGTAGGCCGTCGCGGTGAGGAACGCGAGGACGAAGGCGACGAGGAACGGCAGCCAGATCGCGCCGCCGACCTCCCCCGCGACCTTCCCGGTGAGCGTGTAGATCCCCGCGCCGAGGATGTCGCCGACGATGAAGAGCAGCAGCATCCGCCGGCCCATGACTCGCTTGAGGCCCCCTCCTGGGGCGGCCTCGGACTGCTCGGCGATCGTGGCCATGCTCCGTAGTTCCCCGATCCTTGATTCACCACTCGCAGATCGGGTCAGGGGACGGGGCCGGCCGGCAGCCGGCGCACCGAGGGCGACAGCAGCGCCAGCGCGTTGGCCAGGACGGCCAGCCCGGCGCACACCCAGAGCGTCGACGTCACGCCGATCAGCACCGAGACCGGGCCCACCGCCGCGAGCCCCAGCGGGTTGAGCGCGAAGGAGCCCAGGGCGTCGTACGCGCTGACCCGCGCCAGCCGCTCCTCCGGCACGTGCGTCTGCAGCGCGGTGTACCAGAGCACGACGAACACGTCGGCGCAGACGCTGGCCGCGAACGCCCCGGCGAGGAGCAGCCAGAGCGGGGCTCCGAGGGCGAGCAGCGGCAGCGGGAGGACGAAGCCGAAGGTCGTCCACGTCGCCAGGAGCATGGGCAGCCGCGGGCGCAGCCGCAGCGCCAGGAAGCTGCCCGCGAGCAGGCCGGCCCTGTGCCGTCAGCACGGCGGCCCACGCCCCGGCTCCGCCGAGCTCCCGCTCCGCGACGAGCGGGCCGAGGACGCGCATCGCGGCGGCGGTGGCGGTCGTCAGCACGGCGAACTGGGCGACGATCACCCAGACCCACTGCCGCGAGACGAACTCGTGCCACCCGTCGCGCAGGTCGGCCAGCACGCTCGCGGGAGCCGCCTTCGTCTGCGCCCTCGCCCGCACGCCGACCAGGATCAGCGCCGAGACGAGGAAGGTCGCGCCGTCGACCGCCAGCGCCCATCCGGCGCCGGCTACCGCTACGAGCAGCCCGCCCAGCGCTGCGCCGGCCAGCATCGCGACGTTCTGCGCCACCCGGACCAGCGCGTTCGCCGGCTGCAGCTGCCCGGGCTCCACGACGAGCGGCAGCGCGCCGGTCGAGGCCGGCCGCAAGAGCGCCGCCGCCGCGCCGCCGGCGGCCGACAGGACGAGCAACGGCCCGAGCGCGTACGCCCCGGAGAGGAAGAGCGCCGCCATGCCGGTCTGCGCCGCGCCGCCGAGCAGGTCGGCGGCGGCCATGACCCGCAACCGCGGCAGCCGGTCGGCCAGGGTGCCGCCCACCAGCAGGAGCAGCACCTCGGCCAGGACGCGCGCCGTGAGCAGCAGCCCGAGGTCGGTCGCCGACCCGCCCTCGTGGCCGAGCACGGCGAACGCCAGCGCCACGGGCGCTATCGCGTCGCCGAGCAGCGAGGTCGTGCGGGAGACGAAGAGCCGTCGGAAGGCGGGGACGCGGAGCAGGGCCGCGGCGCCCCCGCCCACGGCCGGGCTCAGGCGTCGATGCGCTCGCGGTCCAGCCGCGCCGCGCCCTCGACGATGAAGTCGCGCCGAGGGGCCACCTCGTTGCCCATGAGCAGCTCGAAGACGCTGTCGGCGGCCTCGAGCTCGGAGATGTTCACCCGGCGCAGCGTCCGCTTGCGCGGGTCCATCGTGGTCTCGGCCAGCTGCGAGGCGTCCATCTCGCCCAGGCCCTTGTAGCGCTGGACCGGGTCACGCCAGCGGACGTTGCGCTTCTCCAGGTCGCGCAGCGTCTTCTTCAGCTCGGCGTCGGTGTAGGTGTAGAGGTACTTGGGCTGGTCCTTCTTCGGGTTCAGGATCTCGACCCGGTGCAACGGCGGCATCGCCGCGAAGA of the Motilibacter aurantiacus genome contains:
- a CDS encoding heparinase II/III domain-containing protein gives rise to the protein MKLVRRLVAAAATVALGAPLLAGPPAGAATALPSVDTNAAAAQCALSFGLPTRSDAERAARLMAGRAVVGGYGWFPLAKNVSWRPYSTLDSSGKGHMHSLDYLLPLLREGARTGNGAMVNRFYGVLQDWVKDNGPGASSRRYAWGPPIYEGYRALVLTCAAAGPKGRQAWLRKALAQHGAMLADSRRYEGVNNASLHQSMGLYAIGVTTGREDWKRTAVNRMSTLGTRLIFADGSDNEGAPAYGVANYRWFGEARTRLERGGTPLPSSLDRVAKVPEFVTMATRPDGRLEALGDTSPNTLQSAVWDGTAAEFARTQGASGPRPASTFAAYSGGYVFGRSGWGESRAFADETFYSVRAGRKSGIPHAHDDVTSVTLYSQGSPLLLDPGQWRYQYGSMRDHILSHASHNVVVVDGAARVHQGAPQVRASSAGGVDLVTVTDRGYRGVTITRTLAYDRAEDALVVWDRLSSTQPVRASQQWLLGRDRAVRLTSDVAHTTGPGANVSLLFTSGGAPMDVVKGSTSPRRGWNSMAYGELGAAPSLRASQTGTELSWLTVIAPRKAGAGAGTVSATASVSGAGASVALTTPSGSAQVTLGPDGARRSAVVPFTPALLAADGIVRKGRTAAFRATGLPPKTPVTLEALPVDGSAGWSTVAQVKSTAAGTGQFTVPASYSAQYRALTEFGASGSQTVIAAVPPAPPAVRVSSEGPGLVRVSWDAPTDTGGAPITGYAVSFAGQSRRVAADARSVVFSETVPGRRGAAVRASNEVATSPVGRAALDVPAYPSVSAPRSVVEGTRATVTVRGLVPGGAGTVTVTPLAGGRPTTYAVRGGRLGAATVKVVVPSDVSFVASVGEVLSVPVRIRVTAKPTPKPSPKPTPRPASRR
- a CDS encoding APC family permease, with translation MATIAEQSEAAPGGGLKRVMGRRMLLLFIVGDILGAGIYTLTGKVAGEVGGAIWLPFLVAFVLAFLTATAYAELVGKYPKAAGAALYVNRAFGRPFVTFMVAFTVMASGITSASAAARGFGGDYLAEFVTLPVVLVAVGFVLLLAAVNLLGTKESVRVNLVLTLIEVSGLLLVIVVGVAALLQGDGDTARATDFSAEGGAVLGVLGGAALAFYALIGFEDSVNMAEEVEEPQSTFPRALFLGLAITGVVYLAVALVATLLVPTDELAGSTGPLLEVVRAGGIDVPAKAFAAIALVAVTNTALLNMLMASRVVYGMANEGIVPRALATVHSTRHTPWLAISATTAVALVLVATGDLAGLADTTVLLLLLVFAAVNVSVLVLRRETVGHRHFRAPTWAPAVGAVASLVLASPVTGRDADVYVRAGVLLAAGVVLWLVNRLAVRRADSGVLSGS
- a CDS encoding MFS transporter codes for the protein MLLATWTTFGFVLPLPLLALGAPLWLLLAGAFAASVCADVFVVLWYTALQTHVPEERLARVSAYDALGSFALNPLGLAAVGPVSVLIGVTSTLWVCAGLAVLANALALLSPSVRRLPAGPVP